A stretch of DNA from Montipora capricornis isolate CH-2021 chromosome 1, ASM3666992v2, whole genome shotgun sequence:
ACCCTATTGCCATAGGCGTGCTCAATACTAATGATAGCGAGGCTATTCAGTCTACTCTGCCCCATCGTGCTGCGAAGATATGTCTTCAGTCTCCGAAGTCCGCTGAAGGAGCGTTCCGCTGAACATGATGTTGCTGGAATTACGGCCAGAATAGACACCACCTTCGAGAATTCTGGGACCATTTCAAACAGGCGGTTTGCATGTAGGGTTTCAATGACGTCTGCCGCTGTTTTTAATGATTTCGGCTCCAGGTGAGCTTTCTTCAATTGACAGAAGAGGCGTTGGTCTGCCTGGAGTAAATCTCTGTCAAGGCTGTAGTAGCTGGAAACCAAGTTGAAGCTACGAATGGCTGGAGAATCACTTAGGGTGATATCACCAAGCGCGCAGAGTACGTCCTGATCGTTTCCGCCAAACCTAGCCTCTATTTCTGCAAGAACCTTATCCAGAGAGGTGAAGTAGGTGTTGACACGATGGAAATCTTCAGGCTTGGATTGTGCATTGTGGCTTGGGTTTTCCCCAACTAGTGCTTGTAAGCGGGTCGATGTTTGTCGCCGTGGCACACGAGCATCTCGAAATGAAAAGTCAGTGTCATTAATCCACGATTTGACCTTGTTACAGACACATTCACACAGCTTCCACACAGACTTAAAACTCTCTTCATTTCTACAACTACGTAATGTTTCCAGAGTCAAATTGGCATTGCGCCTGGCCGTGACGACATCCACAGTCTTGCCTTGGAGGTAAGCACTCAGGCTGCTAGTGTTTGATAAAATGATCTTAAGTACACACAGACCGAGGATAAACTGGAAATCACAAATGGCATGAAGAAGTGAACGACTTTCCGAATACGTTTTAACATCCTTGTCAGTGGATAGAACTAGTAAGGCCTTCACTATTCGCTCGAGCTGCTGGTCCACTGCCTTCACCGCTTCCCACCTACAGGACCATCTCGTTACACTTTGAGACTTCAAAGTCTTCACCAAATTTCCTTCTTCAGTCTCAATGTCTCTAAACAAAGCGTGTCGCTTTGGGCTAGCCTCTAGAAAATTGTACAGGCTCTGAATTGTTCCCAGAGTATTTCGCAATGGTTCCACTGTTGTCAATGTGTCCTGCAGTGCCAAATTTAACAAGTGGCCATAGCAGTGCACGTAAATCGCAAGAGGAGAGCACTCTTTCATAGCACTAAGTCCTTTATTTACGCCACTTATATTACTTGCACCGTCAAAGCATTCACCCACGATATTTTGGAGTTCTAACTGCAAGTCATTCATAACTTCTTTGACTAGTTTGTAAAGAGCTTCACCGTCTGTTGTTTTAGTCGCATGAAATCCAACAAACGCTTCCTTCTTGGTGCCATTGGCTAAATAGCTgagacaaaaagacacttgcTCGTCCCGGCTTATATCGGACGTTTCGTCAATTATAATCCCGTACCAGCGGCTCTCTCTCACATCCTTGCAAATGAGTTCAATTATCAGATCAGCAAAAATTTGCAGCAGCTCATTCTGGATGGTTGACGAGGTCCACTGGGCGTGGTCTTGTAACTGAGTGTTCAGTTTCTCTTCCAGCCAAGGAATGTCTTTACTCCGAAGGTGCAAAAGCTCTAGGAAGTTCCCTCTGTTGACATCTGATCTTTGCCCGAGATTCGATCGATCCTCTTCATGGCCTCTTTGAGCGATGTTTTGTTGGGCAGTGTAAAAGAGACATTCGATGATTACACGTAAAAACTCGCGGTTGCGTTTGACGTAGTTGCGATACCCGTCATCAATGATGCTGATTATTGAAGAGGATTTTCTCTGCATCTGGCGGTATTCCAGCCACTTTGTCATTGCCAGCGAGTGTGCTTCACTTTGATGGTGTTTTGTGAGGCACTCTGTCTTCTTCCAATTGCAAAAGGTAAAGGTGTTATCATTCATAAACTTCGAACAAACATAGCAAGTTCCAACCTTTCTATCTATTGAGTAGCTCAACCAAGGATATTGTTTGAACCACTGTGCCTTGAAATCTCTGGTGAATGTTTCGTTTCCAAATTTTTGCGGTTTGTACTCGCGGAGAACCGGTTGCAGTGGCCCTTCTCTAACAGCCGGCCTTGGTTCACGTGCTGTGTGACCATCTCTTTGTCATGCCACGATCATCTCTTTTTCGGGCTCGCTCGCTACATTGTCAATTCGAGGAAGGGAAGGTTCAGGTTCGTAAATAGTTTTCTGCACATCTCGGTCATCTCCCTGTTCCAGTGGCACTGACGCAGGTGGAATTTTAACTTTCTGGATGACATGGGCTAGTACATTCGAAGAACTTAAGGGCGATTGTTCTGATCCTAGAGGAACTGACTCCTTCCCATTTCCAGTAGAATTGTCGGAGATCGATGAACTAGTGGCTGGTTTTGAGGAATGATTGCCATGAGTAGTGCCTGTAGATTCATTTCTAATATCTTCTTGATAGTGTACGTCATTCTGAATATCCGACCTTGAAAGCTTATGTGATAGCTGCGACTCCGTGGAACTTTTAGTGAAGAAAGCCAACTGGCCCTGATTACGCTCACGTACCATCGCGAAAGCTACTTTCTTTCTCTTGTGTACAGTCTTAGCATGATTATCTTAGCATGATAATCGGAATCGAGTTCCTTCTTACATTCCCCACAAGTAACGCGCTGGCGATAAGGGCGTTTTCTCTTCCCTCTATCAGGCTCTTGATCAGTCATGATTCAGGGTTCGCCTTCCTCGTCTGAAAATGGGATGTCGGGTATTTGTTTATCGGCAAATCGTTTCTTTAATCTAATCAAATGGTGTGGAAAATTTTGAGGGTATTATGCGACATATGTTTATTGTCTAAACATCGCTTTTaatcaagtttgtttttgtaccACTCATACAAGGTAAGTGTGACAAAAATACTGTAACGCAAGCCATGCAACATCGAACAAAAAAGAACTATTCTGCTTTGGTTACATTTCACAATAACCCTTTTTGCTACACGTACAAAATATAATTAAAGAGAACgttttcaaaaatgaattttggtCATTGTTAGTTTCGGGATTATTTAACAAACACCACTTATTCTCTTACAAAATGTTAAACGATCAATTAATTAAGACACTTGCCAGTTTTCCCTCCATAAATACCAAAagttataaattaataaatactcAAAGTTTTATATGGAAGCGATTATCGATGCTGTAGAAACACCATACAGAAATAAGTCTAAATCAGAACTTCTCATATTCATCCAGAATTTCTCATATTCATTCATTTAGAAATCGAGCTTTCCAAGTGAATCAGCTCCTTTGGTGAAACCCAACAAAATGCCAGTGTTGAATTGAATTTTATACAAAATAAATTGCTAAcgctaaattaaatattaaCCTGAAGCCTCCTAGGCTGCTTGAACTCACCTTGAAAGTAACTTTGATCTGTAAAAGTTTCGAATGCCGGCGTCCAAAAACTCGATGATACAGCCCTCGAAGAAACTTTGAACtgaaactttctttcatctatCGCGCCGCTTTCAAAGTGGCGATCGCGCCGCTTTCAAAGTGGCGTGAAAGTTTGGCGCGAACTGCAGCAAGTGCCAGCGATCAACAGAACAGCAGCAGAGCATCAAATGTTTTAAGATCCACAGCAAAGACTTACTCCAAAACAACGACTTTCATATCACAAGTagtatttttttactttcaagtgttcttgttttttatttcttcttaattttatttttcaattccatCGTTTATCGTTTCTTTATTGCCCGAATTTTTGGCGTTTTGCCCGAATATTTTCGAGACTGGGGGGGCTGCCGCCCCCCCCCCGGCTCGTACGCCTATGACTACAATAGCCTACATTTCAAGCTATGTATCTTCAGAGTTAATGCAACTGAATTGAACAGCATTAGTTGCTGagatttttgtttgatttgctCTAATATAACCCaagcaaattaaaattcaacaaccaCTTCATGACAAGTCAAACACCATTTCAATTGTAACAAGTTTCAAAAGTAGGtataattttgttcaaattgtCCCAAAGAAAGACATATATGTAAAATCCTGAACTTAACTGGTCTTTGATagagagaaaaaattaatgtcatggAGGCTTTATAAATAGCGGCGAGTATTCTTTGCATTGTAGTGGAATGAAACTTGCATGGATAATAAATATGACAGCCTTAATTACGAGagaaataaatatattacaGTACTTATCCAGAAAACAAGCATCTCCGATATATCTATTCTCAAGCCGCGGAAACGGTGTAAGAGCAACCAGTAAATTACAAAGTCATGAATTTAATCAAAACATGGCAATCAGGAGGAAAATATATCGAGACTTCAAAGGAAAAATCGCAGCGCTCAAAAACATTTGATTAGGCTCGCTGTGAGAGTTGACTACTGATAAAAACTACACTCTTCTTACATCAGTCGATCTCTCACATGACATGATAAATTGACGCtcaacatgataaatttttcCATCCCATTAATAGGAAAAGTATGTGGAGTCTACTTACTCTGAACTGGAATCCATCATCTATCTATGAAATAACAAGCACTGTTAACAATAGAACATCCAAAAGCACAGCGAAAACAgcaaaagaaattaataatttgagttccaaaaacaaaaacatactcaTGTTTTACGTACGAcgcgaaataaaaaaaatggcgtACTCACTAAATGTGAAATGCCGTCCCGTTCATACACAGACATGCGCTGTGGCATTATCAGGCAAAAACGAACTTCCGGTGGCGTCCTAGACAGATGACGTCCTcaaatcttaaggtccctaacaaCATAAGTGACTTgtatttacaacaaaaacaaaaagaagatctTTGGAGTAAAAGTGGGTGTATTGTCGAGTCTATTTGGGAGTGTGAATGGAAGAGAATGAGAAAAGAGGACGATGTCAAGCGTGTTCTCGACGAATTGCGCGCCAAAGGTGTTATCGTTACTAGTGGTGACGACGATGAGATTGGGTGTGGTAGTTCTGGAATCATACCCAGGGATGCTCTTTACAGTGGTAGAATGGGGAATACCAGTATTTATCAGAgtgtgaagaaaaaaagttttggTAGTCACAGACGTTATTATGACATAAAGAATTTATATCCCGATGTGATGCGAAATGCAGAATATCCTGTCGGTTTTCCAGAagtgaaatgaagagattttgattattccgagaatgcttactTCGGGTTGATGAAAGTTAAAATGATACCACCAAAGTAACTATTTCACCCGGTGTTGCCTTACCgggtgaaaagaaaaaatgaaacaaaattatttctGTTGTGTTGAATGTGCGCAgagcaaagtaattacttgtTGAATAGCTGTAGACACAAGGGCGAGGAACGTGGTTGGGTCGGGACCTACACAACGATGGAAGTGTACGAGGCAATGCGCTCGGGTTATCGGTTGGATAAGATCGACGAAGTTTGGCATTGGTGCGAATCTAGTACAACTCTCTTTAAGAGTTTTTTCGCATAAAAGAAGAGGCTAGCGGTTGGCCACGACCCGATATGACAGAACACGAAAAAGACGATTACATTGCCACATTCAAACCAGAAAGCGGTGTTCATCTGCATAAAGATCACGTCCAAGACAATCCCACACATCGTAAGATAGCAAAActaattttaaattctttttggGTTGGTTTCATGAAGAATCCGTATAAGAAAAAGGTGAAAGATATATTGACGAATCGGAATGAATTTGCAACCTggataaataaagattgttttctcaagaaaagttttaaaacacGATGGAAAGGGAGACATGGTTCACGGAATATTTACTACCGCTCTCGCTCGTTTAAAATTACTTCTAGAGGGGCTGTTAAAGAAAAACGGTCGTATTTTGTATATGGATACCAATTCCATAATTTTTATGGATTATCCAGACGACGAATTGTACGTGGAATCTATAGACACTCGTAACGTTTTGGGTTGTTGGGTAGATGAAATCAAACCAAAGAAACATCCTGAAACAGGGCGTTTATGCGAACGTTACATTACTGCTTTTACTAGTGGTGGTTCTAAGAATTACGGTTTAGAAATTTGTTGGTGTAATGAAGACTGCACGATCCAAAATACAAAGAACGCATGAAAGAGAGTGGAAAGTGTGTGGTACGAGGTTTTAAAAAGCACGGAGGCGATTTTACTTGTGATGCAATGAAAAATATTGCATTCGATTCGAAGAaatatgcatgcatgcatgcatgagTGATTTACAACGTATCGAGTGGGCTAGGAAACGAGGTATCGATATCACACCCACCACGTCTGGCATGGTCACCTTGAACCCTATTAAAACGAAATGATTTACCATTTTAAAAGGTAATGGAAAGAGTATCTTAGGTATAAAAAATGACGGTACCACGCCAGATGATTCTCTTTACGACGAATTGGATGAATATTTCAAATTAACTCCTTCGGACTTGGAAAGGTGTTATTCGTTCGTGAACAATAAAGTGGTGACGGATTTGAAGGGTGATCTAGGCCCCCCATTTCGATGTTATCCTTTTGGTTATGTAATGTAATATTGCATATATTAGAAGTAAAGTGGTTTAATATATTACATCAATGAATTGTAAACAGGTTAATGATATTGCAGTTGTAAAAAGATTAAAGATATTGTAGTCGTTtattatttctgtttttttttatgtctaCTGGCGACTTGAAGTTTGAGGTATGTCGAATGTATTTAGGCGATCGGAATATGTTGAAAATGTGTCAACTTCGGAAAGaaaagaggaggaggaggaggagagtGAAACCCTACGTGGTGGTGATTCCGCAGTTTCGAATAGTGCACTGATATCGGAATTGGACGGTGAGTTGCCAGAGATTGTCGACGATTCACTAGATTATATTGAAGATCCTTTACCACAAACGTGTTGGTATATTGAGTTGTTTCGTATTTTTTACGGTGTTGCTGAATTGTGTTTAAAGTGTTATTTTGTCTCCAGAAAGAAATTGTGGGCGAAAAAGGAGTGACGTGTTGTTGTGATCTACTTAAAGTGtgtaaaaaaagatgaaaaaggatAAAGTGGATGGCGGAGACGTGAATGTGACCATGACGTTTACTTGCTGAGCATCTagaggcaataataataataataacgcgCTAGGGAATAAAAATCGCGACTATTATTCGAAATCAATTACCACTACTGGATACGAAActgctgtgtgaaaataaaatggTTGAACCTGTTTGCTGTGAGGATTTAAAACGGAATGATTTtattacagatttttttaaaaataatgtttaggAAATAATTTATGAAAGTTTATCAATGTTTTCACAATTGCGGTTTATTAACGAGAggaaagaacaagaacaagaaaaaagcCAACAGACAGCGCGTCACTTACAGCATCATTAAGATGTAATGTAATTGTAAAAAGATATAAAGATGATTTTTAtgaagtaatattattattaaaaatgagTGACAAAAAAGAGAAGCTTGATTTCCTTAAGCAAACGattttaaaacgtgtttttttgaGTGGAGATAGTGAGTATCAATATGCTCAGGTGGAACCCTTATtccgatttttgcgaaaaattttttccaaaaattccGTTAAGACGCACAGAAGTTGTGATTACGTTTTCTAAAAATGCTAGAGCAAATCAGATCATCGCTCGTGTTGTGACGTGTAAGTTGCCTGGATTGAAGACGATTTCTTGGGGTTTTAATCATCAATGGGAAGCCGATCTAGTTGATTATGGATTTGGTAAATGGATGATATTAGTGGTCATTGATTTATTTAGTAGACAAGTGGATGCCGAAATTACTAGGAGTAAAAATGCTTCTAGTATTCTCAGAGCGTTTAAGAAGATTGTGGAACTAAGGGGTAAACCCGCGTTAATCCAGACGGACGACGGTGGAGAGttttttaataaacaatttTCGGATTATTGTAAACAAAAAGGCATTTGTcatttttcatcaaaaagtGTGACTAAAGCTAGCGTGATGGAAGGCTTCAATAGAATGTTACAAGAGCGTTTGAGTGTTTTGTTGAAAAATGAACGTGGTTTAAACATCCATCGAGCTCTAGAGAGAATCTTGCGACAATATAACCACAGACCTCTCGGTGGATTAGCACCCGCGGACGTGAATTACGCTAATGGGCGTCGTTTATTGACCGAACAGgtgaaaaatgtcaaaaaagcAGATTGTTTGAGCAAAAAATTTATCAGACCTTTTAAATTTAACATAGGAGATTACGTTTGTAGAGCTGTGAAGGTCTCATTGTTCCATAAATCGTATCGAGGTAATTACGGGGAGGAAGTGTTTTTGATCAGAAAGAAATGATGACAATCACCAAGATGGAATATTAATTTATATTCTCTTCAAGATTTAACGGGGAATGAGATTTTGGGTCGCATATACGAAGAAGGTTCATTACAATCGTGACGAtagaaagataaaaaagataatttcgaaacgaaagacagGAAATTTAGTGGAATTTGAAGATTTATCCTTCTGGCTTGCGAGAAGAGGTCCAAAAAAAAATGAGTGATTGGACACatgatttttaacgcaacagtcGACGTTGTTGTTTTAACTGATGTGAACGATTGTGTGATTAAATCTAAATGGCTACTGAGAGGTATGTacgaaaataaatttactctaTACGAGGCGTTGGCTACTGAATTGAAACACTATGTTTGGAAAAACGTTTTCACAGATGTAACACCACATGGGTTGACTTCAGCTTCGCAGAGTGTTATCTGGAATCGAATGCTCGAAAAAGAAATAACTGTGGTGGATTTATGGAAGCTTACTTTATATGGATTGAACCACGTTAATTTATATAATAGCCGCCCATCGCAATGCACAAAACTAGATATCGAGAAAATGTCGAGAATGGCTTTCAACCGTATTttaggaaagaaaatttaaagaaaaatatggAAAAATATTTCCAACCCTATAGAGGAAATCCTACCGTGGTGTGGTTTCCGTGGTGTGGTTTCGTGACAAATCACAAAATcaggaatttttgaaaaaatatccACCTATTTTTGAATGTAGAACGACAGACGACAGTAGAACAGAGTGGAGGTGGCGTTTTAAACATTTCGGTTGGGCTCGCAGAATGCGTGTGTGGCTGTCCGTGAGTACAAAATTGGCTGCGTTGCTTCGTTTAGACGAAATGGTATCATTGTCTAATGGGAGAATAGAAAAATCTTTTTGGGCAGATGACtctaataaaataataataatctttcaCAGCTCGAGAAATGAGAGAAAATGGCTACCATTTCTGGAGGAGCACGAGAAAAGGTTAATTTTCGTGCATTCTGGTATTCACGAGACGGGCGGTGTCCATGGAATAGAAAATGATGTTAATGATGCCATAATAATAAAACCGGCTTCACTGAGTGTCGCCATGGCTCTAAAAAACGAATGGGGAGAAATCATGATACACAAAACGGCTAAATTTACGATTTCTAGAGTGTGATTTCTGGTCAGGTTTTTTCGGACATTCAACGTCGTCTCATGCGACTGATAGAATGCCTGACAATATTGGTTCCGGAATTAGAATTGAGTGATGTTGggttctgcaaaaaaaaattctcaacagCCATATTGTGGTAGATCGATATTAAATGGATGTATTCACATCCCGTATGCAAATCAACTCGTCGTGTTCGAAAGTGAGGAACTCGATTACCATAATCTGAGTGAAATAGTGGGAGAAATATCACACATCACAATTGGCATTTGTGATCTCAAAGACGATGAACGCGGTGTTTGGTTTCGCACGGGCTTCACAAAAGTGCTTTTAAGTTTTAAGAGAAGATTATAATGTCGTTTTTTAGAAGAAAATGAACTTACGATCCATGGGTCAAGAGACCCGACTTCATACAACCGAATCATGAGACGACAGATCCTGTGCATGGGAGCGTCCAGCTCGATCAACTGAAATTACAATCAAACGATCAAATTTTGTTAGATCAATTGTTGATTCAGATGATTCGTCTACATAATATACCTGAATGCTATCATTACATAACCATGAAGCGACTTGACAGTACTCCAAGACCATGTGGGGACGTCGCTCAAATAGACATGTTCAAAGGAAACGACGAATTGTGGGATTTACACGCGTTGACGAACGAGATTCCTGCAGTGCAATGAGAAATTGAGAGTGGATATTTAgtggataaaataattttttttttaaatgtaagaTAGCCACCGTTGGAGAATTTTGTGTAGTGTTGAATAATTTATTGTCGTGTCACAGGATACACGTCGAAATTAAAGAACATTCTTGTTCTATACGATTTACTAGCCTATCTTAAGTGGAAAGTGTGGAGATGCCTGTAAAAGTCGCTTC
This window harbors:
- the LOC138058279 gene encoding zinc finger MYM-type protein 1-like is translated as MNDNTFTFCNWKKTECLTKHHQSEAHSLAMTKWLEYRQMQRKSSSIISIIDDGYRNYVKRNREFLRVIIECLFYTAQQNIAQRGHEEDRSNLGQRSDVNRGNFLELLHLRSKDIPWLEEKLNTQLQDHAQWTSSTIQNELLQIFADLIIELICKDVRESRWYGIIIDETSDISRDEQVSFCLSYLANGTKKEAFVGFHATKTTDGEALYKLVKEVMNDLQLELQNIVGECFDGASNISGVNKGLSAMKECSPLAIYVHCYGHLLNLALQDTLTTVEPLRNTLGTIQSLYNFLEASPKRHALFRDIETEEGNLVKTLKSQSVTRWSCRWEAVKAVDQQLERIVKALLVLSTDKDVKTYSESRSLLHAICDFQFILGLCVLKIILSNTSSLSAYLQGKTVDVVTARRNANLTLETLRSCRNEESFKSVWKLCECVCNKVKSWINDTDFSFRDARVPRRQTSTRLQALVGENPSHNAQSKPEDFHRVNTYFTSLDKVLAEIEARFGGNDQDVLCALGDITLSDSPAIRSFNLVSSYYSLDRDLLQADQRLFCQLKKAHLEPKSLKTAADVIETLHANRLFEMVPEFSKVVSILAVIPATSCSAERSFSGLRRLKTYLRSTMGQSRLNSLAIISIEHAYGNRVIVDSIDKIIDTFGQRHGRKSYFF